The genomic region CCTGCCGCCAGCTCGTTGACCATTACCTCCAGCGAATCGACGAAAACGGGCATCTGAATGCCTTTGTGGCCGTTTATGCCGAGGAGGCCAGAGCGCAGGCCGAGGTCGTCGATCAGAAACTGGCCGCCGGTACCGCCGGACGTTTAGCGGGGATGGTGCTCGGCATCAAGGATGTGCTGTGTTACAAAGACCACGGCGTACAGGCCGGAAGCCGCATTCTCGACAGCTTTGTGTCGCAGTTTACGGCTACGGCAGTGCAGCGCGTGCTCGACGAAGATGCCATCATCATCGGGCGGCAGAACTGCGACGAATTTGCGATGGGCTCGTCCAACGAAAACTCGGCTTTCGGACCCGTGCGCAACGCGGCCGATCCGGACCGGGTGCCGGGCGGCTCCTCGGGGGGCTCGGCGGTGGCCGTGCAGGCGGGGCTGTGTTTGGCTTCGCTGGGGACGGACACGGGCGGCTCGGTGCGGCAGCCCGCGGCGTTCTGCGGCGTGGTGGGCCTCAAGCCGACCTACGGCCGCGTCTCGCGCTGGGGCCTGATCGCCTACGCTTCCTCCTTCGACTGCATTGGGCCGATTACCCATTCGGTGGAAGACGCGGCGCTGCTGCTGGAAATCATGGCCGGTCCCGACGAGTTTGACAGTACGGTGTCCCGGCAGCCGGTTGCGGAGTATACCGGACAGCCTGCCGACGGCCGGAAACTGCGTATTGGTTATCTGCGGGAAGGCGTGGAGAGCGAAGGCGTAGACCCCGTTATCCGGCAGCGTACGCAGGAGCGACTGGAAGGGCTCCGGGCCGAGGGCCATACGGCCGAGCCGGTGGATTTTCCGCTCCTGCAATACATTCTCCCTACGTATTATATCCTGACGACGGCCGAAGCCAGTTCCAACCTGTCCCGCTTCGACGGGGTGCGCTACGGCCATCGTTCCCCGGCCGCCACGGATCTGGAATCCCTGTATAAGAAATCCCGGACGGAAGGGTTCGGGCCGGAAGTCCGCCGGCGGATCGTGCTCGGCACGTTTGTCCTGAGTGCGAGCTATTACGACGCCTACTATACCAAGGCGCAGCAGGTCAGGCGGTTGATAAAAGAATTTACGGATTCGCTGTTTGAAAAATACGATTTGATCGTATCGCCCGTTACCCCAACAACGGCCTTCCGCATTGGCGAGAAGACCAGTGATCCGCTCCAGATGTATCTGGCCGATATTTTTACCGTTCAGGCCAATGTAGTCGGTTGTCCGGCCATTTCCATTCCCAACGGCACCGACGAAGCCGGTTTGCCCATCGGGTTCCAGATGATGGCGGCTCCTTTCCGCGAAGCCGACCTGCTGGCGGCGGCCCGCCTCATGAATGGGGAATCATAGGACACCGGAATTGGATTTTTCGGAAAATTATCGGACTTTTACAAGAACCGCACCTTACTGTATTGTGATTTAGCCTATTGAAACGAACCGATTACGCATGTTGCACGTAAAAAAAGCCTTGAGTAGTCTGCGGCGAATGGGAACCCTCGCCATCGCCCTGTGTGTAAGCCCCGCGATTTTTGCCCAACAGATTCCGGCCGAAAAGGCCGCCGAAGTAGCCGATTCAACTGGCGAAGAAGTGAACGTGGTCCTGGTTCAGGATGTGCCGACCGTCCCGGCCGAGCTCCTGCAGCAGCGCCTCGCCCGGCTTCAGAAAACGATTCCGCTGAATTATAACAAGACCGTCCACGGCTTCATCGATTACTTCACCTTCCGCAAGCCGAGCTATACCCGGATGGTGATGGAGCGGATTCCGATGTTTTTTCCGCTCTACGAAAAATACCTGGAGAAGTACGAAATTCCCGATGAACTCAAATACCTGTCCATCGTCGAGTCGGCGCTGAACCCGAAAGCCATTTCGGTCGCGAGCGCGGGCGGCCTCTGGCAGTTTATGCCCGTCACGGGCCGCGAATACGGGCTGTATCAGGATGAATACGTCGATGAGCGTTTTGACCCGGTGAAATCGACCGATGCGGCCTGCCGGTACCTGAAGCGGCTGCACAAGATTTTCGGCGACTGGCACCTGGCGCTGGCGGCTTACAACAGCGGTCCCGGCACCGTAAAGCGGGCCATGCGGCGTTCGGGCGGCGATTCGTTCTGGACGGTTTACAACTACCTGCCGCAGGAAACCCGGGCGTACGTGCCGCAGTTCATCGCGCTGACGTACATGATGCATTACGCCAACGACCACGGCATTTTTGCCGAAAATCCGCAATACCCCATTCCGTTCGATACGCTGCACGTCAACAGTTACTTTAATTTGCCGAAGTTTTCGAAATTCACCGGCATTGCGCTGGAGGATTTGCAGAAAATGAACCCTGCCCTGACGACGACCGTACTGCCGGCGCATACCCGCAACTACGTACTTCGGGTCCCGGCCGAGCGGTTTGAGTACTTCGAATCGAACCGGAAAGTTATTCTGGACTCGGTAACGTCCCTGCCGGTCATGGCGGCCAACATGCTGTTGGCTTCGGCAGAAGACTACCGCAGCGACACGTCCTATAAGAAACGCGACTGGTTCCCGTTCACCGATGCCAACGAGCAGCAGTCGAGCCAGCCGGTCGTGGCGGCCAACCCGCTGGTGGAAGAAGGCGAAACCATCGAGGAAGTGGTGCAGCGCAAGCCGAAAAAAGTGACGCATACCGTGCGGCGCGGCGAGTGGCTGGGCAAGATCGCCGATAAGTACGGCGTGGCAGTCTATGACCTCAAAAAATGGAACCGCCTGAAAGGAGAGAAAGTAGCGGCCGGACAAAAGCTGCTGATTCTCAAAGAGCCGGCGGTAGTCGAGCGGGAGCGCGTGGACAAAAAGCCGGTGGTGAAAGCCGAGCCGATAGCCGCGCGCAAAGAAAGCAAAACCTACAAGCCGAAGTACCACATCGTGCAGGAAGGCGACACGCTCTGGAACATTTCCAAACGCTACGGCGGCATCTCGGTAGATGAGCTGAAAAAGCTCAACAACATCACCGATAACACCCTGAAAGCGGGCCAAAAGCTGATTTTAGGCTGAGGAATTGCCAACAGAATTTTGTATTTTTGTAAGACGACAGGCCCGTTAACCGGGCCTTTTTTCTGCAGGATATGATCGCATACATCAACGGCATACTGGCCCACAAAGACCCTACATTTGCCATTATTGAAGCCAATGGCATCGGGTACGAGCTTCACACCTCGCTCTATACCTCCTCAGTGCTGCCCGCCCTGAACGAAAAGGTGAAATTGTA from Tellurirhabdus rosea harbors:
- the gatA gene encoding Asp-tRNA(Asn)/Glu-tRNA(Gln) amidotransferase subunit GatA; its protein translation is MPIRFYQSLSQIQSDLASGVVTCRQLVDHYLQRIDENGHLNAFVAVYAEEARAQAEVVDQKLAAGTAGRLAGMVLGIKDVLCYKDHGVQAGSRILDSFVSQFTATAVQRVLDEDAIIIGRQNCDEFAMGSSNENSAFGPVRNAADPDRVPGGSSGGSAVAVQAGLCLASLGTDTGGSVRQPAAFCGVVGLKPTYGRVSRWGLIAYASSFDCIGPITHSVEDAALLLEIMAGPDEFDSTVSRQPVAEYTGQPADGRKLRIGYLREGVESEGVDPVIRQRTQERLEGLRAEGHTAEPVDFPLLQYILPTYYILTTAEASSNLSRFDGVRYGHRSPAATDLESLYKKSRTEGFGPEVRRRIVLGTFVLSASYYDAYYTKAQQVRRLIKEFTDSLFEKYDLIVSPVTPTTAFRIGEKTSDPLQMYLADIFTVQANVVGCPAISIPNGTDEAGLPIGFQMMAAPFREADLLAAARLMNGES
- a CDS encoding lytic transglycosylase domain-containing protein gives rise to the protein MLHVKKALSSLRRMGTLAIALCVSPAIFAQQIPAEKAAEVADSTGEEVNVVLVQDVPTVPAELLQQRLARLQKTIPLNYNKTVHGFIDYFTFRKPSYTRMVMERIPMFFPLYEKYLEKYEIPDELKYLSIVESALNPKAISVASAGGLWQFMPVTGREYGLYQDEYVDERFDPVKSTDAACRYLKRLHKIFGDWHLALAAYNSGPGTVKRAMRRSGGDSFWTVYNYLPQETRAYVPQFIALTYMMHYANDHGIFAENPQYPIPFDTLHVNSYFNLPKFSKFTGIALEDLQKMNPALTTTVLPAHTRNYVLRVPAERFEYFESNRKVILDSVTSLPVMAANMLLASAEDYRSDTSYKKRDWFPFTDANEQQSSQPVVAANPLVEEGETIEEVVQRKPKKVTHTVRRGEWLGKIADKYGVAVYDLKKWNRLKGEKVAAGQKLLILKEPAVVERERVDKKPVVKAEPIAARKESKTYKPKYHIVQEGDTLWNISKRYGGISVDELKKLNNITDNTLKAGQKLILG